In one window of Massilibacterium senegalense DNA:
- the sirA gene encoding sporulation inhibitor of replication protein SirA — MRQYQIYLMDPIVAYDYFGKEHIIFDLFKGAMKAKSKEHLSMLQKQIAYITEKIPVLSLHQYLREKCIGTTDYHVQSYIHEVSSAQSKARLTIEPNAMILAADGNYEMELFFFEKIRTFSPYFLAMDFINERCGWLQPVKKERYVYE; from the coding sequence GTGCGACAATATCAAATCTATTTAATGGATCCCATTGTAGCGTATGATTACTTTGGGAAAGAACATATTATTTTTGATTTATTTAAAGGGGCAATGAAAGCGAAATCAAAAGAACATCTTTCTATGCTTCAAAAACAAATCGCGTATATTACAGAAAAAATACCTGTATTATCACTGCATCAATATTTACGAGAAAAGTGTATAGGGACAACCGATTATCATGTTCAATCATATATTCATGAAGTATCCTCCGCACAAAGTAAGGCGCGATTAACGATTGAGCCCAATGCTATGATATTAGCTGCAGATGGAAATTATGAAATGGAATTATTCTTTTTTGAAAAAATACGTACGTTTAGTCCTTACTTTTTAGCAATGGATTTTATAAACGAACGTTGTGGCTGGTTACAACCAGTGAAAAAAGAACGATATGTATATGAATAA
- the tkt gene encoding transketolase — translation MSIENLSINTIRTLSIDSIEKANSGHPGMPMGAAPMAYSLWTNFLTVNPKNASWFNRDRFVLSAGHGSMLLYSLLHLSGFNVSMDDLKNFRQWGSKTPGHPEFGHTEGVDATTGPLGQGISMAVGMAMAERHLAATYNKENFPLVDHFTYAICGDGDLMEGVSHEAASLAGHLQLGRLIVLYDSNDISLDGDLHMAFSESVKDRFQAYGWQVIYVEDGNDVAAITRAIEEAQKETSKPTLIEVKTTIGFGSPNKSGKSASHGSPLGIEEVVLTKASYGWTHEPFQVPKEVYADFKVNVCERGRKAEEQWNELFKAYEQAYPALASQLKQAVDGTLPIGYEEKLPTFELGDKLATRDASSKVINALSEAVPQIFGGSADLASSNKTLMKKEQDFLPNQYAGRNVWFGVREFAMGTAINGMALHGGVKPFGATFFVFSDYVRPAIRLSALMNVPVTYVFTHDSIAVGEDGPTHEPIEHLAALRSMPNLSVIRPADANETVAAWRLALESEKTPHALVLTRQGLPTIEGTKEKAYEGVKKGAYVISGAKETPTALLLASGSEVTLAIEAQKELEKENIFVQVVSMPSWDRFDQQSAEYKESVLPRAITKRLGIEMGASFGFHKYVGIDGDLLTIDKFGASAPGNTVMEKYGFTVANVVKKVKELLAHN, via the coding sequence ATGTCAATTGAAAACTTGTCTATTAATACGATTCGTACATTAAGTATTGATAGTATCGAAAAAGCAAATTCTGGACATCCAGGAATGCCGATGGGTGCAGCACCTATGGCTTATTCGTTATGGACAAATTTCTTAACGGTAAATCCTAAAAATGCTTCATGGTTTAATCGTGACCGTTTTGTATTAAGTGCAGGTCATGGTTCAATGCTGTTGTATAGTTTACTTCACTTATCTGGTTTTAATGTATCAATGGATGATTTGAAAAATTTCCGTCAATGGGGTAGTAAGACACCAGGACATCCTGAATTTGGTCATACAGAAGGTGTCGATGCAACTACTGGTCCTCTTGGTCAAGGGATTTCAATGGCAGTTGGTATGGCGATGGCAGAACGTCATTTAGCAGCGACATATAACAAAGAGAACTTTCCACTAGTAGATCATTTTACATATGCAATCTGTGGGGATGGCGATTTAATGGAAGGTGTTTCGCATGAGGCAGCTTCACTAGCAGGACATTTACAACTAGGACGATTAATTGTACTTTATGATTCGAATGATATTTCCCTTGATGGCGATTTACATATGGCATTTTCTGAAAGTGTGAAAGATCGCTTTCAAGCATATGGATGGCAAGTAATCTATGTAGAAGATGGCAATGATGTAGCAGCAATTACACGTGCTATTGAAGAAGCACAAAAAGAAACATCCAAACCTACATTAATAGAAGTAAAAACAACAATTGGGTTTGGTTCGCCGAATAAATCAGGAAAATCAGCTTCTCACGGTTCTCCACTAGGAATAGAAGAAGTAGTTCTAACAAAAGCATCCTACGGTTGGACACATGAACCATTTCAAGTACCAAAAGAAGTGTATGCAGATTTTAAAGTAAATGTATGTGAACGAGGCAGAAAAGCAGAAGAACAATGGAACGAATTGTTTAAAGCATATGAACAAGCGTATCCAGCACTTGCTTCTCAGCTAAAACAAGCTGTGGATGGTACATTACCAATAGGCTACGAGGAAAAATTACCAACTTTTGAACTCGGCGATAAATTAGCTACTCGAGACGCTTCAAGCAAAGTGATTAATGCGTTAAGTGAAGCAGTTCCACAAATTTTTGGTGGTTCCGCTGATTTAGCTTCTTCGAACAAAACGTTAATGAAAAAGGAACAAGACTTTTTACCAAATCAATATGCAGGTCGTAATGTGTGGTTTGGTGTTCGTGAATTTGCTATGGGTACAGCTATTAATGGAATGGCTCTTCACGGTGGGGTAAAACCATTTGGAGCTACTTTCTTCGTTTTTTCAGATTATGTTCGCCCAGCGATTCGGTTAAGTGCCCTAATGAACGTTCCCGTTACGTATGTGTTTACACATGATAGTATTGCAGTAGGAGAAGATGGCCCGACGCACGAGCCAATCGAACATTTAGCTGCATTACGTTCAATGCCGAATCTTTCTGTCATTCGTCCAGCGGATGCCAATGAAACAGTAGCTGCATGGCGTTTAGCTTTAGAATCAGAAAAAACACCACATGCGTTAGTGCTTACTCGTCAAGGGTTACCTACGATTGAAGGAACGAAAGAAAAAGCATATGAAGGTGTAAAAAAAGGTGCTTATGTTATTAGTGGAGCGAAAGAAACGCCTACAGCTCTTCTTTTAGCATCTGGTTCAGAAGTAACACTGGCAATAGAAGCACAAAAAGAATTAGAAAAAGAAAATATTTTTGTTCAAGTAGTCAGTATGCCAAGTTGGGATCGTTTTGATCAACAAAGTGCTGAATATAAAGAAAGTGTACTACCACGTGCTATTACAAAACGTTTAGGAATTGAAATGGGTGCATCATTTGGATTCCACAAATATGTAGGTATAGATGGTGACTTATTAACGATTGATAAATTTGGCGCAAGTGCTCCAGGTAATACGGTGATGGAAAAGTACGGTTTTACCGTTGCGAATGTAGTGAAAAAGGTCAAAGAGTTGCTTGCGCATAACTAA